In Numida meleagris isolate 19003 breed g44 Domestic line unplaced genomic scaffold, NumMel1.0 unplaced_Scaffold180, whole genome shotgun sequence, the following are encoded in one genomic region:
- the MAP4 gene encoding microtubule-associated protein 4 isoform X4, translating into MSLSNQQPAALSEYSQLCKGKTESFSEAFHCMESPKDFGKTEFEWQRTEGKLNEIGLNVNSGGPMKDGLVKNAGFTDEDKLCFFEGKLDKELKIAQKDKREIEVQGKAYQATAGHLESWSLIADPFPSAEGSFANPKATDFHAGPPGAEKPCPGLGKTGAITDQEKAAGRAGAESRSQAEPGHPTSVPESDPGKRAKEQETSVWNPNFHPILPNDSGSNEAAVKKDGAPSYCVVGVVNDNYVQSGFASPSTTAKMEPPTTTVELAQDDSKSSYFSNAAEMEEEMEEKLSCADDGGFLNRAAQQRKAMRRAMSECSHLSVPLTLNLADKYPEPVLREDVATGLLSPSSSLTQCSSPTARKPGAAIKRSMTVAEEQAAGVGSGTELPSLVVREHPEHAAEEPATKKKEERGGAGRKELSSPGAYHSKLEQIPEMGCLDREREEGKGEKRDATEGAAGAEPPKSKSAEMESGKAALLERKEIEVSDARSALSPKQDSPRDAKPEEPKAAEAVTGNDITAPPNKELPPSPEKKTKPAASTPAAKPAATKARPAAATSPKRPASATPGPHKKPSSPTAGPAATTTPKRPAGSATRPSTLTPKETKPKVTDAKSPEKRTSLSKPPSSAAPRAAARSTAAAPRTTATSPVTAAAGAKSTTASPPKRPTSIKTDAKPADAKKTAAKSPSADPARPKSAAGSVVKSSATTPAGTAAVPGATAGRPKPKPAAAKATATPSAAADAKKPPAKAAPKPSAASKPPRPTSSVSAPDLKNVRSKIGSTDNIKHQPGGGKGKVEKKPESAAAARKSEPNAVSKMAPTKTTVTKEGAPKQPNGKVQIVSKKANYSHVQSKCGSKDNIKHVPGGGNVQIQNKKVDLSKVSSKCGSKANIKHKPGGGDVKIENQKLNFKEKAQAKVGSLDNVGHLPAGGTVKAEGSAEPGQLPPAPQNGEVRAAQAGSALRENGVGPAVPTALGGGDQREIQSFETQIQETSI; encoded by the exons ATGTCTCTCTCCAACCAGCAGCCCGCAGCGCTCTCCGAATACAGCCAGCTGTGCAAGGGCAAGACCGAGAGCTTCTCGGAAGCCTTCCACTGCATGGAGTCCCCGAAAGACTTCGGGAAGACGGAATTCGAATGGCAGAGGACGGAGGGGAAGCTGAATGAGATCGGCTTGAATGTGAACTCGGGGGGACCGATGAAGGACGGGCTCGTTAAGAACGCCGGTTTCACGGATGAGGACAAGCTGTGCTTCTTTGAAGGCAAACTAGACAAAGAGCTAAAAATAGCtcagaaagacaaaagagaaattgAGGTGCAAGGCAAAGCGTACCAGGCAACCGCGGGTCACCTTGAGAGCTGGTCTTTGATCGCCGACCCGTTCCCTTCGGCCGAGGGGAGCTTTGCGAACCCCAAAGCGACCGATTTCCATGCGGGGCCGCCGGGAGCTGAGAAACCGTGCCCTGGGCTGGGCAAAACCGGAGCCATCACCGACCAGGAGAAGGCAGCGGGGAGGGCCGGGGCGGAGAGCCGGAGCCAGGCAGAGCCCGGCCATCCCACATCCGTGCCGGAGAGCGATCCCGGCAAGCGCGCCAAGGAGCAGGAGACCAGCGTCTGGAACCCCAATTTCCACCCCATCCTCCCTAACGATTCGGGCTCTAACGAAGCAGCCGTGAAAAAAGATGGAGCCCCCAGCTATTGTGTGGTCGGGGTGGTTAACGACAACTATGTGCAGAGTGGATTTGCTTCTCCCTCGACCACCGCGAAGATGGAGCCCCCGACCACCACCGTGGAGCTGGCACAAGACGACTCCAAAAGTAGTTACTTCAGCAACGCCGCCGAGATGGAGGAAGAGATGGAGGAGAAGCTGAGCTGCGCAGACGATGGCGGTTTTCTGAACAGGGCTGCCCAGCAAAGGAAGGCAATGAGGCGTGCCATGTCCGAGTGCTCGCACTTGTCCGTGCCCCTGACCCTTAACCTGGCCGACAAGTACCCGGAGCCCGTGCTCCGCGAAGACGTGGCCACCGGGCTGctgtcacccagcagcagcctgaccCAGTGCTCCAGCCCCACGGCCAGGAAGCCGGGCGCTGCCATCAAGAGGTCAATGACGGTGGCGGAAGAGCAAGCAGCCGGCGTTGGCTCGGGCACGGAGCTGCCCAGCTTGGTGGTGCGGGAGCACCCGGAGCACGCGGCCGAGGAGCCGGCCACCAAGAAGAAAGAGGAAcgcggcggggcgggcaggAAGGAGCTGAGCAGCCCCGGTGCTTATCACAGCAAGCTGGAGCAAATCCCCGAGATGGGCTGCCTcgacagagagagggaggaggggaagggggagaagagAGATGCCACCGAGGGAGCAGCCGGCGCTGAGCCTCCGAAAAGCAAAAGCGCCGAGATGGAATCCGgcaaagctgctctgctggaaaggaaagaaattgagGTCAGCGATGCGCGGAGCGCTCTGTCTCCCAAGCAGGATTCGCCGCGTGATG CAAAACCAGAGGAGCCCAAAGCAGCCGAAGCCGTGACAGGGAACGACATCACAGCACCCCCCAACAAGgagctgccccccagccccgagAAGAAGACGAAG CCTGCAGCATCCACGCCGGCAGCAAAGCCCGCAGCAACGAAGGCCAGGCCCGCGGCCGCCACCAGCCCCAAGCGGCCGGCCTCCGCCACGCCTGGCCCCCACAAaaagcccagcagccccacggcgggccctgctgccaccaccacTCCCAAGCGCCCGGCCGGCAGCGCCACGCGGCCCTCCACCCTCACTCCAAAAGAGACTAAGCCAAAG GTCACAGATGCAAAGAGCCCTGAGAAGAGGACCTCGCTCTCAAAGCCTCCATCATCTGCTGCTCCTcgagctgctgccaggagcaccGCTGCCGCTCCTCGGACAACGGCCACGTCCCCCGtgactgcagctgctggggccaAGAGTACCACTGCCTCCCCCCCCAAGAGGCCCACAT CTATCAAGACCGATGCGAAGCCCGCGGATGCCAAGAAGACGGCTGCCAAGTCTCCATCAG CGGACCCGGCCCGCCCTAAGAGCGCTGCAGGAAGCGTGGTGAAGAGCAGTGCCACCACCCCCGCCGGCACCGCCGCCGTGCCCGGCGCAACCGCCGGCCGCCCCAAACCCAAACCTGCGGCGGCCAAAGCCACCGCCACCCCCAGCGCCGCCGCGGATGCCAAGAAACCTCCGGCGAAGGCTGCGCCCAAACCCAGCGCTGCCTCCAAGCCGCCGCGCCCGACCAGCAGCGTCTCTGCTCCGGATCTGAAAAACGTCCGTTCCAAAATCGGATCGACCGATAACATCAAGCATCAGCCCGGGGGAGGAAAG GGGAAAGTAGAGAAAAAGCCAGAATCAGCCGCTGCTGCCCGAAAGTCTGAACCCAATGCGGTCTCTAAAATGGCTCCAACTAAAACAACCGTAACAAAAGAGGGTGCCCCAAAACAGCCCAATGGGAAA GTCCAGATAGTCTCCAAAAAAGCGAACTACAGCCATGTTCAATCCAAGTGTGGTTCCAAGGACAATATTAAGCATGTCCCTGGAGGTGGGAAT gTGCAGATCCAGAACAAGAAAGTCGACCTTTCCAAAGTGTCCTCCAAGTGCGGCTCGAAGGCAAATATCAAGCATAAGCCAG GGGGAGGAGACGTCAAAATCGAGAACCAGAAGCTGAACTTCAAGGAGAAGGCCCAGGCCAAGGTGGGCTCTCTGGACAACGTGGGGCACTTGCCAGCAGGAGGAACAGTGAAG GCTGAGGGCAGCGCGGAGCCAGGGCAGCTCCCGCCAGCCCCTCAGAACGGAGAGGTGCGAGCGGCGCAGGCGGGCAGCGCCCTGCGGGAGAATGGCGTAGGGCCGGCggtgcccactgccctgggcgGTGGTGACCAAAGGGAAATTCAGAGCTTCGAGACTCAGATCCAAGAAACAA GCATCTAA